From the uncultured Trichococcus sp. genome, one window contains:
- a CDS encoding glycoside hydrolase family 88 protein, giving the protein MVITEQLFVTKELVESKIDLLIENLTTIKDDSGEFLLDFDGLKVDDKSWTIWNWPQGVGLYGIYKNYRNTKNPRSLAVVEEWFEARMAEGAPPKNVNTMAPLLTMAYLYEDTKDTRYVPYLEQWAEWVMKDMPRTDENGLQHETYGPSNTNQLWDDTLMMTVLPLAKIGVLLDRPEYLEEARYQFLLHIKFLMDKKTGLWYHGWTFEDNHNYAEAFWARGNCWLTIAIPEIIEILDLREGDGFRAFLIQTLEAQAKAIAELQNECGLWHTLLDDPTSYVESSATAGFAYGLLKAVHKRYLPQAYKEVAYKAINGLLQQIDEKGEVQNVSVGTGMGDCLEFYKNIDKTAMPYGQSLTVLCLTELLVSYC; this is encoded by the coding sequence ATGGTTATTACAGAACAATTATTTGTGACGAAGGAACTGGTGGAGTCAAAAATCGATTTGCTGATCGAAAATCTGACGACAATCAAAGATGACAGCGGAGAGTTCCTGTTGGACTTCGACGGATTGAAAGTCGACGACAAAAGTTGGACAATCTGGAACTGGCCGCAAGGGGTCGGATTGTACGGCATCTATAAAAATTACCGCAACACAAAAAATCCGCGCTCATTAGCTGTTGTTGAGGAATGGTTCGAAGCACGGATGGCAGAGGGAGCGCCGCCGAAGAACGTGAACACGATGGCGCCGCTGCTGACGATGGCCTATCTCTACGAAGACACAAAAGACACACGCTACGTTCCTTATCTCGAACAATGGGCCGAATGGGTCATGAAGGACATGCCGCGGACGGATGAAAACGGCCTGCAGCACGAAACCTACGGACCATCGAACACGAACCAATTGTGGGATGACACATTGATGATGACCGTATTGCCGCTAGCTAAAATCGGCGTTTTGCTGGACCGTCCCGAATACTTGGAAGAGGCACGCTATCAGTTCCTGCTGCACATCAAATTCCTGATGGATAAAAAGACAGGTCTTTGGTATCACGGTTGGACTTTCGAAGACAACCACAACTACGCCGAAGCGTTCTGGGCCCGCGGCAACTGCTGGTTGACGATCGCGATTCCGGAAATCATCGAGATTTTGGACTTGCGCGAAGGCGATGGGTTCCGCGCATTCTTGATCCAAACATTGGAAGCGCAGGCAAAAGCGATTGCCGAACTTCAGAATGAATGCGGTTTATGGCACACATTATTGGATGACCCGACGTCGTATGTCGAATCATCCGCGACAGCCGGGTTTGCTTACGGTTTGCTGAAAGCGGTTCATAAGCGTTATCTTCCACAGGCATACAAGGAAGTCGCCTACAAAGCGATCAATGGGTTATTGCAACAAATCGACGAAAAAGGCGAAGTGCAGAATGTGTCGGTCGGAACCGGCATGGGCGATTGCCTGGAATTCTACAAGAACATCGATAAAACGGCGATGCCGTACGGACAATCATTGACAGTATTGTGTTTGACGGAACTGCTCGTTTCATACTGCTGA
- a CDS encoding MFS transporter, giving the protein MKKTKLKVGILSMTLLNMSALVITSAFGAIMASFPEEPISKIQMIGTIPGLGSMLITLVVGVLAMRIPKKTLALIGILCVALGGLLPLAFHTTVNALLVCALIMGIGLGIIGTINPMLISMYFEGEERGSLMGIGTAINSIGLMVMMIIGSTLGAKNWENTYLVFLLALLILFVVMLFLPLDKVEMKSDHTTHAHGPQAKTSLLAVIKDINKYVFWVSLLAFAVSFFYTIYPSNLSLVVAEKNFGGTAITGLVNALGTVGGLIAGFTISRINRILKDKSIAIGFILLALSYLLVCYAQNFVMMVLGAGISGIAMAMIYSTIPFYVSIIAKPFQIAIAMSIFQFLNGLGGIISPIVLAGLGVASGQSAVLFGAVCCFAIGIGLIILNFGKKALSNRYEHQTVVMDAVLEEAQA; this is encoded by the coding sequence ATGAAAAAGACAAAACTGAAGGTCGGCATTTTGAGCATGACCTTGTTGAACATGAGTGCATTGGTAATCACGAGCGCGTTCGGAGCGATCATGGCGTCGTTTCCGGAAGAACCGATTTCGAAAATCCAGATGATCGGGACGATCCCAGGTCTGGGCTCAATGCTGATCACCTTGGTCGTCGGGGTCCTGGCGATGCGCATCCCCAAAAAGACCCTGGCCCTCATCGGCATCCTCTGCGTCGCTTTGGGCGGCTTGCTTCCGCTCGCTTTTCACACAACTGTAAACGCTTTACTCGTCTGCGCTCTGATCATGGGGATCGGCCTCGGCATCATCGGGACAATCAATCCGATGCTGATTTCGATGTATTTCGAAGGCGAAGAGCGCGGTTCCTTGATGGGCATCGGCACGGCCATCAATTCGATCGGCCTGATGGTCATGATGATCATCGGCAGCACGCTCGGCGCCAAAAATTGGGAAAATACATATCTTGTGTTCCTGCTCGCGCTGTTGATTTTATTCGTCGTGATGCTGTTCCTGCCGTTGGATAAAGTCGAAATGAAATCGGATCACACCACCCATGCGCATGGCCCGCAAGCGAAAACATCCTTGCTTGCCGTGATCAAGGACATCAACAAGTATGTGTTCTGGGTGTCTCTGTTGGCTTTTGCGGTCTCATTCTTTTATACGATTTATCCAAGCAACCTGTCGCTTGTCGTTGCAGAAAAGAATTTCGGTGGCACTGCCATCACCGGACTCGTCAACGCGCTCGGCACGGTCGGCGGCCTCATCGCCGGCTTCACGATCAGCCGCATAAATCGCATCCTGAAGGACAAATCGATCGCCATCGGCTTTATCCTGCTGGCGCTGTCCTACCTGCTGGTCTGCTATGCGCAGAATTTTGTGATGATGGTGTTGGGCGCCGGTATATCCGGTATCGCGATGGCCATGATCTACTCGACCATCCCGTTCTACGTCTCCATCATCGCCAAACCATTCCAGATCGCGATAGCCATGTCCATCTTCCAATTCCTGAACGGGCTGGGCGGCATCATTTCCCCAATCGTGCTCGCCGGTTTGGGCGTTGCGTCCGGCCAGAGTGCCGTGCTCTTTGGAGCGGTCTGCTGCTTTGCCATCGGCATCGGTCTGATCATTCTCAATTTCGGCAAGAAAGCCCTGTCCAACCGTTACGAGCACCAAACTGTTGTGATGGATGCAGTGCTAGAAGAAGCGCAGGCATAA
- a CDS encoding family 78 glycoside hydrolase catalytic domain has product MLKKEVKEWKGKWIEPVQAPINKEPVFTLQEMFSGKILPQCPVEERLHPVKLLKRTFALDPKKEVKQATLRMTAHGIYSAKINGRKVTDALFSPDYTSYHSYLQVQEYEITGLLQERNVWSVALADGWYGGRVSVNGGSAQFGDMLGILGEVTINYTDGTTETIGTDEQFVSTTGKYVYSDIFIGEKQDLRLGADDWETNFDCSGAENVTIADFPFDNLVPQKGDYVKTQEELVPIGIWKEGDSHIIDFGQVIAGRVRLEIALEAGQEIVLEHSETLNEAGLFFNNIVGRNKDQRDVYIGRGQQETLEPDFTFHGFRYVRLSGYDGDLDKASLKAIVLHTDMRKTGNFRTDNSKVNQLLHNIEWSQKGNMLSIPTDCPQRERVGWTGDMQVFAPTATFFMDVEDFIGRWLDNVRVEQTADGEVLDYSPAPSDYFNMPSLTGTLSSAGWGDAIIMVPWTLYQRYGNTKILAENYAAMVEWHAFSKRSAAGDKEGNARYLWDTKFHYEDWMFPSYMIGPDFKGPIATSEATKDIFGTAFLAHSSALLAEIADILGNATEAEEYRNYAQTVKRAFEEAYWQNGRLTSDLQGCYVIAVAFGLLSGTAEQQAVKRLAELIEANGKRLDTGFLAVPYLLDVLVDNGYAELAKQVFLQESCPSWLYEVNHGATTIWESWAGIQPDGKVGDFSFNHYAFGCVGDWMVRKIAGLQVKEPGFKEFYIRPKTDLGITAFELSYRSAHGLIEIVLAEGKLTVTVPENTTAYIKLPTETTETAVGAGRHSFDLRPSADASAVEPAAIG; this is encoded by the coding sequence GTGTTGAAAAAAGAAGTCAAGGAATGGAAAGGCAAATGGATCGAGCCGGTGCAGGCGCCGATCAACAAAGAGCCGGTTTTTACGCTCCAGGAAATGTTTTCCGGCAAGATTCTGCCGCAATGTCCGGTGGAAGAACGGTTGCATCCGGTCAAGCTGCTGAAGCGAACGTTTGCGCTTGATCCGAAAAAAGAGGTGAAGCAGGCAACATTGCGGATGACGGCGCACGGCATCTATTCTGCCAAAATCAACGGCCGCAAAGTGACCGATGCGCTGTTCTCACCGGATTACACCTCGTATCATAGTTATTTGCAGGTGCAGGAATACGAAATCACCGGGCTGCTGCAGGAGCGGAACGTCTGGTCGGTGGCTTTGGCCGATGGGTGGTACGGCGGCCGCGTCAGCGTCAATGGCGGCAGCGCGCAGTTCGGCGATATGCTGGGCATCTTGGGGGAAGTCACGATCAATTATACTGACGGGACAACCGAAACGATCGGCACAGATGAACAATTTGTTTCCACGACCGGAAAATACGTCTACAGCGACATTTTCATCGGGGAGAAGCAGGATCTGCGGCTGGGGGCGGATGACTGGGAAACCAACTTCGACTGCAGTGGTGCGGAAAATGTGACGATTGCGGATTTTCCATTCGACAATCTCGTCCCACAAAAAGGCGATTACGTCAAAACCCAGGAAGAACTCGTGCCGATCGGAATCTGGAAGGAGGGGGATTCCCACATCATCGACTTCGGCCAGGTGATCGCCGGCCGTGTGCGTTTGGAAATCGCTTTGGAAGCGGGCCAGGAAATCGTGCTTGAGCACAGCGAGACACTGAACGAGGCTGGGCTTTTCTTCAACAACATCGTCGGCCGCAACAAAGACCAGCGCGATGTCTACATCGGACGTGGCCAACAAGAAACGCTGGAGCCGGATTTCACTTTTCACGGCTTCCGCTACGTCCGCTTGAGCGGCTACGATGGTGATTTGGACAAAGCGTCCCTGAAAGCCATCGTGCTGCATACGGATATGCGGAAAACGGGAAACTTCCGGACGGACAATTCGAAGGTGAACCAATTGCTGCACAACATCGAATGGAGCCAGAAGGGCAACATGCTGTCGATTCCGACCGATTGCCCGCAGCGCGAACGGGTGGGCTGGACCGGCGATATGCAGGTTTTTGCGCCGACCGCGACGTTCTTCATGGATGTCGAGGACTTCATCGGCCGCTGGTTGGACAATGTCCGGGTTGAACAGACTGCCGATGGGGAAGTGCTGGATTATTCGCCGGCGCCGAGCGATTATTTCAACATGCCATCCTTGACCGGTACGCTATCCTCCGCCGGCTGGGGCGATGCGATCATAATGGTGCCCTGGACGCTTTACCAGCGCTACGGAAACACAAAAATACTGGCCGAAAACTATGCGGCCATGGTCGAATGGCACGCATTCAGCAAGCGAAGTGCGGCCGGCGACAAGGAGGGGAACGCACGTTATCTTTGGGACACCAAATTCCATTACGAGGATTGGATGTTCCCGAGTTATATGATTGGACCCGATTTCAAAGGGCCGATCGCGACTTCGGAAGCGACGAAGGACATTTTCGGCACGGCATTTCTGGCGCATTCAAGCGCGCTGTTGGCGGAAATAGCCGACATACTGGGAAATGCGACCGAAGCTGAGGAGTACCGCAATTATGCGCAAACGGTCAAGCGCGCCTTCGAAGAGGCCTACTGGCAAAATGGCCGGTTGACCAGCGACCTGCAAGGCTGCTACGTGATTGCGGTCGCGTTTGGGCTCTTGAGCGGAACTGCCGAGCAGCAGGCTGTCAAGCGGCTGGCGGAACTGATCGAAGCGAACGGCAAGCGTCTGGACACCGGCTTCCTGGCGGTCCCTTACCTGCTGGATGTGTTGGTGGACAACGGCTATGCCGAACTGGCCAAGCAGGTGTTCCTGCAGGAATCTTGCCCTTCTTGGCTGTATGAGGTGAACCACGGCGCAACCACCATCTGGGAATCATGGGCAGGGATCCAGCCCGACGGAAAAGTCGGAGATTTCTCATTCAACCATTACGCTTTCGGCTGCGTAGGCGACTGGATGGTCCGGAAAATCGCCGGACTGCAAGTCAAAGAACCAGGATTCAAGGAGTTCTACATCAGACCGAAAACCGATCTGGGCATCACAGCCTTTGAACTCAGCTACCGATCCGCCCACGGACTTATCGAAATCGTTCTGGCGGAAGGGAAACTGACGGTCACGGTTCCCGAAAACACCACAGCATACATCAAGCTTCCGACCGAAACGACAGAGACAGCAGTGGGCGCCGGTAGGCACTCATTCGATCTGCGTCCGTCAGCTGATGCATCCGCGGTTGAGCCGGCAGCGATCGGCTGA
- a CDS encoding AraC family transcriptional regulator, translating into MNQLFFQHYDKILMDDFIPSIDFEGLWADSRITTDNQLKGIEAAEQQDIFLIGHRMSQETPHHSHNFYEVICILNGVIENCMGSKSFYMSSGDICIMNLASAHSLKVVDPDAIIFNICIKTDEMQQGTFRNLFRSDTFIGTFLRENDNLDYLYFPNNHKRNLAGLLQIILTTYAREGAATPFLLASEVLQLFAELLELNEYSYYGIDEKVLAILSYIEANYQTTSLADAAARFNYSESYLSRYIKKHTGKQITKIITEKKMENAGLLLQNTDLPVHNIATEVGYQSYSHFHKIFKYWYSETPQAYRTKFDNRLPQNK; encoded by the coding sequence TTGAACCAATTATTTTTTCAACATTACGATAAAATTCTGATGGATGATTTCATTCCATCGATTGATTTTGAGGGTCTGTGGGCCGACAGCCGGATCACCACCGACAACCAATTAAAGGGCATAGAAGCCGCTGAGCAGCAGGACATCTTCCTGATCGGCCACCGGATGTCTCAGGAAACGCCGCACCACAGCCACAATTTTTATGAAGTGATCTGCATCCTCAACGGCGTCATCGAAAACTGCATGGGCTCCAAATCGTTCTACATGAGCAGCGGCGACATCTGCATCATGAACCTGGCCAGCGCCCATTCGCTCAAAGTCGTCGATCCCGATGCGATCATTTTCAACATCTGCATCAAAACCGATGAGATGCAGCAAGGAACGTTCCGCAACCTGTTCCGCTCCGACACCTTCATCGGCACCTTTTTGCGGGAAAACGACAACCTCGACTATCTTTACTTCCCGAATAATCACAAACGCAATCTGGCCGGGCTGCTCCAGATCATCCTGACGACTTACGCCAGGGAAGGCGCGGCAACTCCCTTTTTGTTGGCCAGCGAAGTGTTGCAGTTGTTCGCCGAATTGCTTGAGCTCAATGAGTACAGCTATTACGGGATTGACGAAAAGGTCTTGGCAATATTGAGTTATATCGAAGCCAATTACCAGACGACTTCCTTGGCCGATGCCGCCGCCCGCTTCAACTACAGCGAAAGCTACCTGTCGCGGTACATCAAGAAACACACAGGCAAACAAATCACAAAGATCATTACCGAAAAGAAAATGGAAAACGCCGGTCTGTTGCTGCAAAACACCGACCTTCCCGTTCACAATATTGCAACTGAAGTAGGTTACCAAAGCTACAGTCATTTCCACAAAATATTCAAATATTGGTATAGCGAGACCCCGCAGGCCTACCGCACGAAATTCGACAATCGGCTGCCGCAGAACAAATAA
- a CDS encoding Lrp/AsnC family transcriptional regulator: protein MDVLDRKILNIMQKNSRITVKQIAEECFISSPSVSVRLQNLEGLGYIRTYQAVLDHQKLGFLIKAYVNCAVHAKDKKDFYRYIEEIPNVVECDCITGDFSMLLKVYFTNTIELDEFINDLQRFGDTKTHIVFSTNVGPRGLQIQINE from the coding sequence ATGGATGTGTTAGATCGGAAAATTTTGAATATTATGCAAAAAAATAGCAGGATTACTGTCAAACAAATTGCTGAAGAGTGTTTCATTTCGTCTCCTTCGGTATCCGTGCGTTTGCAGAATTTGGAGGGTCTTGGGTATATCCGCACGTATCAAGCTGTTCTTGACCATCAAAAATTGGGCTTTTTGATCAAGGCCTATGTGAATTGTGCGGTCCATGCAAAGGACAAAAAAGATTTTTACCGCTACATCGAAGAAATCCCCAATGTCGTGGAATGCGACTGCATAACAGGTGATTTCTCTATGCTATTGAAAGTGTACTTTACCAACACGATAGAACTGGATGAATTCATTAATGATTTACAACGCTTCGGCGACACCAAAACGCACATCGTGTTTTCAACGAATGTCGGCCCACGTGGCCTGCAGATCCAAATAAACGAATAA
- a CDS encoding MFS transporter, with product MEYTEVKSKLWTKDFLLVNSITFLAMTAITTQMGTLPLYVTALGGSKAVAGSIVGILGISALFFRLPIGILLDRYSRRLLLTIGLGVLFIDFALLNVLQTLLMLFCLRLIQGIGNSIQATSAATMAADLIPKEQLSVGLGYFSIAQAVPGAIGPLLGLAVVETYGFEALFRVALLLTSLAFGLSFFLSAESPRTLFFGEKTKPKGGATEALAVMKNRGVIFPSLIMFLICFANSGVIAFIAQFAIEKKISGAGYYFTVMTVVTVLIRFIFPYMMNRVNQTFLICGSILSISAAFGMLAFADDLVHLLLAAVLYGIGFASLLPVMNTIVLQSISDQERGRAIAVFSAALDVAYGGGAMLWGVIAGLFGFQVMYLFCGGFGITALFVYLFFDGKKKQMS from the coding sequence GTGGAATATACGGAAGTAAAAAGCAAGCTTTGGACCAAGGATTTCCTCTTGGTCAACAGCATCACGTTTTTGGCGATGACGGCCATCACGACCCAAATGGGAACGCTGCCGCTCTATGTGACTGCGCTGGGTGGCTCAAAAGCGGTTGCCGGAAGTATCGTAGGAATTTTAGGCATTTCGGCTTTATTTTTCCGCTTGCCGATCGGAATATTGTTGGATCGCTACAGCCGCAGGCTGTTGCTCACGATCGGCTTAGGGGTTCTTTTCATCGATTTCGCCTTGTTGAATGTGCTGCAGACGCTCTTGATGCTGTTTTGTTTGCGGTTGATCCAAGGCATCGGCAACAGCATCCAGGCAACGAGTGCTGCGACGATGGCGGCGGATTTGATCCCAAAGGAACAATTATCTGTCGGGTTGGGCTACTTCAGCATCGCCCAAGCAGTCCCTGGCGCAATCGGACCCTTGTTGGGGTTGGCGGTGGTGGAAACATACGGATTTGAAGCCTTGTTTCGGGTGGCGCTTTTGCTGACGAGTTTGGCTTTTGGTTTAAGTTTTTTCTTGAGTGCTGAATCGCCAAGAACGCTATTTTTTGGAGAAAAAACAAAGCCGAAGGGCGGAGCGACCGAAGCGTTGGCCGTCATGAAGAATCGGGGCGTTATTTTTCCAAGTCTGATCATGTTTTTGATCTGCTTTGCGAATTCCGGGGTGATCGCATTTATCGCGCAGTTTGCGATCGAAAAGAAAATAAGCGGCGCTGGTTACTACTTTACCGTGATGACGGTCGTCACGGTTCTGATTCGGTTTATCTTCCCCTATATGATGAATCGCGTCAATCAAACGTTTTTGATTTGCGGCAGCATCCTGAGCATCAGTGCAGCGTTCGGCATGCTTGCTTTTGCGGATGATCTTGTCCATCTTCTTTTGGCGGCGGTGCTGTATGGAATCGGGTTTGCCAGTCTGCTGCCGGTGATGAATACAATTGTTTTGCAAAGTATTTCAGATCAGGAACGTGGACGCGCGATAGCGGTTTTCTCGGCTGCTTTGGATGTAGCGTACGGTGGCGGGGCGATGCTTTGGGGCGTAATCGCCGGTTTGTTTGGCTTTCAAGTCATGTACCTGTTTTGTGGAGGCTTCGGGATAACCGCTCTGTTTGTTTACCTATTTTTTGATGGCAAGAAGAAGCAAATGTCATAA
- a CDS encoding amino acid ABC transporter ATP-binding protein, with the protein MIQAQISGLKKSFGKNEILKNVGLTINKGEVVCIIGPSGSGKTTFLRCLNLLERPDAGMYELGDLRYDLSRIGSHQSREIARKTAMVFQSYELFSHMTVLQNVMEGLVTPRKVPKKLAETIATSVLEKVGMADKAGMYPIQLSGGQQQRVGIARAMALSPELLLFDEPTSALDPELVGDVLNVMRQLADTGQTMIIVTHEMQFAQEVADKVVFMADGVVVETGTPSEVFDDPKQERTKQFLMQVRFKTAV; encoded by the coding sequence ATGATCCAGGCGCAAATCAGTGGACTGAAAAAAAGTTTCGGCAAGAACGAGATATTGAAAAACGTAGGTTTGACCATCAATAAAGGCGAAGTTGTCTGCATTATCGGCCCGAGCGGATCCGGCAAAACCACCTTCTTACGTTGTTTGAATCTCTTGGAACGGCCGGATGCAGGCATGTATGAACTCGGCGACCTTCGCTATGATCTCAGCCGTATCGGTTCGCATCAGAGCCGGGAAATTGCCCGGAAAACAGCGATGGTTTTTCAATCCTATGAATTGTTCAGCCATATGACAGTTCTGCAGAATGTGATGGAAGGATTGGTCACACCCCGCAAAGTCCCCAAAAAGCTGGCAGAAACAATTGCCACATCCGTCCTGGAAAAGGTTGGGATGGCGGACAAAGCAGGGATGTATCCGATCCAACTATCCGGTGGGCAGCAGCAACGGGTCGGCATTGCCCGGGCGATGGCGTTATCTCCAGAGCTGTTGTTGTTCGATGAACCCACATCCGCACTCGATCCGGAACTTGTCGGGGATGTGCTGAATGTGATGAGGCAATTGGCTGACACGGGCCAAACGATGATCATCGTCACCCATGAGATGCAGTTTGCGCAAGAGGTGGCGGATAAAGTTGTCTTTATGGCGGATGGGGTAGTCGTTGAAACGGGAACGCCATCGGAAGTCTTTGATGACCCTAAACAAGAACGGACAAAACAATTCTTGATGCAAGTCCGTTTCAAAACAGCAGTCTGA
- a CDS encoding NAD(P)-dependent oxidoreductase: MRLIYYGVSVDEEKFIKRWSFSNKIPVTIINEGISSENVHFAGPHDGVCLYPSPEMRKSELLYGKLREQGIHQLSVKSTGVDGINFEWAQKYGLTVTNVPAYSPTSVGHFAIMSILMVLRNIPTVLQPNSSRKAAIGRELQDVTVGILGTGRIGCVVAEGIHALGGRVIASSSKENPRLKGKVSYVSFEELLEESDVLSIHIPLSEKSTHLFSEKVFGKMKPGSCLVNTARGKIIDTEALIEALATGKLAGAALDALEDEEKYFSIGWEKNPYYSRLMAFPNVMITPHIAYHTELAVQEIVETSLNNARDIITAGSSRNTISL; this comes from the coding sequence ATGAGATTGATTTATTATGGGGTCAGTGTTGACGAAGAAAAATTCATCAAGCGCTGGAGTTTCAGCAACAAGATTCCCGTGACCATCATCAATGAAGGCATTTCCAGTGAAAATGTCCATTTTGCCGGTCCCCATGATGGGGTCTGCCTGTATCCGAGTCCGGAAATGCGCAAAAGCGAGCTGCTCTACGGCAAACTGCGGGAGCAAGGCATCCACCAATTGTCGGTCAAATCGACCGGGGTTGATGGCATCAACTTCGAGTGGGCCCAAAAATATGGCTTGACCGTGACGAATGTTCCTGCCTACAGTCCCACTTCAGTCGGTCACTTTGCAATCATGTCGATTTTGATGGTCTTACGGAATATTCCGACCGTGCTGCAGCCAAACTCATCCCGCAAAGCAGCAATCGGCCGGGAACTGCAGGATGTGACGGTCGGCATCCTGGGGACAGGCCGGATCGGTTGTGTGGTCGCAGAAGGGATCCATGCTTTGGGCGGTCGCGTGATCGCCTCAAGTTCAAAAGAAAATCCGCGCTTGAAAGGGAAAGTCAGCTACGTTTCTTTTGAAGAACTGTTGGAAGAATCGGATGTCCTTTCCATACACATTCCCTTATCCGAAAAGTCCACGCATCTTTTTTCTGAAAAAGTTTTTGGGAAAATGAAACCAGGTAGTTGTCTTGTGAATACAGCGCGCGGAAAAATTATCGATACCGAAGCGCTGATCGAAGCTTTGGCAACCGGGAAACTGGCTGGTGCAGCATTGGATGCGTTGGAAGACGAGGAAAAATATTTTTCCATCGGTTGGGAAAAGAACCCGTATTATTCCCGCTTGATGGCCTTCCCGAATGTGATGATCACCCCACATATTGCCTACCATACAGAATTGGCCGTGCAAGAAATTGTTGAGACCTCTTTAAACAATGCGCGGGATATCATAACAGCAGGAAGTTCGCGCAACACGATCTCACTTTGA
- a CDS encoding PLP-dependent aminotransferase family protein, translating to MAYRFANRMKELKTSPLRENASKNMELKDVISFAYGFPPVEAFPMETLKKISQKLYTEVDPETFLQYGASEGYPLLRKLVKERLAATANLQNEEQVLITSGSTQAMDIAVKVLCDEGDVVLCEEQTFSGAVNAIKGYGAIPVPIPMNVAEESVDLEALEELLRFDQRIKFIYLIPTFQNPLGTSIPLEKRQAIYSLAQKYDVLIFEDDPYGDLLYYGEPIMKLKEMDTDGRVMYAGSFSKILAPSARLGFIMAPDEIMEKLALAKQVSDSHTNFYWQVMLAEFMQNHQFEEHVSELKQYYKGKFEAMIAGLEALPDDKIQFIKPTGGYFICCKMADELDPETFYTALDEAKVAVIPGNIMSVAQEGYERYFRLNFTKPTLSEIVDGVKVIGEALEQATPASSKQVI from the coding sequence ATGGCATATCGTTTCGCAAATCGTATGAAGGAATTGAAAACATCTCCTTTACGGGAAAATGCAAGTAAAAACATGGAACTCAAAGATGTGATCTCATTTGCTTACGGCTTTCCGCCGGTTGAAGCTTTTCCAATGGAGACTCTGAAAAAAATTTCCCAAAAATTATACACAGAAGTCGATCCGGAAACGTTTTTGCAATATGGTGCGTCCGAAGGCTATCCCTTACTGCGTAAGTTGGTCAAAGAAAGGCTGGCGGCAACCGCCAATCTGCAGAATGAGGAACAGGTGCTGATTACATCGGGTTCCACCCAAGCGATGGATATCGCCGTGAAAGTCCTTTGTGATGAGGGAGACGTCGTTCTGTGCGAAGAACAAACCTTTTCAGGAGCTGTGAATGCGATCAAAGGCTATGGAGCTATTCCCGTACCGATCCCGATGAACGTCGCAGAAGAATCCGTCGATTTGGAAGCATTGGAAGAACTGTTGCGGTTTGATCAACGCATCAAGTTCATCTACCTCATTCCCACGTTCCAAAATCCATTGGGGACATCGATTCCTCTGGAAAAACGTCAAGCCATCTACAGCTTGGCCCAAAAATATGATGTGCTGATTTTCGAAGATGATCCTTATGGCGATCTCTTATACTACGGGGAGCCGATCATGAAACTGAAAGAGATGGATACGGATGGGCGCGTCATGTATGCGGGTTCGTTCTCCAAAATTTTGGCACCCAGCGCACGCCTAGGCTTCATCATGGCGCCGGATGAAATCATGGAAAAACTGGCTTTGGCCAAGCAAGTATCTGATTCCCACACCAATTTTTATTGGCAAGTGATGCTGGCGGAATTCATGCAGAACCATCAATTTGAAGAACATGTCTCGGAGTTGAAGCAGTATTACAAAGGCAAATTTGAAGCAATGATTGCGGGTCTGGAAGCATTGCCTGATGACAAAATCCAGTTCATCAAACCGACCGGCGGCTATTTCATCTGCTGCAAAATGGCTGACGAACTGGACCCGGAAACATTCTATACGGCATTGGACGAAGCCAAGGTCGCCGTTATCCCTGGAAATATAATGAGCGTAGCGCAGGAAGGCTACGAACGTTATTTCCGTCTGAACTTCACCAAACCTACACTATCGGAAATCGTGGACGGGGTCAAAGTAATCGGTGAAGCTTTGGAACAAGCGACACCTGCATCATCCAAACAAGTGATTTAA